A window of Phytoactinopolyspora mesophila contains these coding sequences:
- a CDS encoding LacI family DNA-binding transcriptional regulator, with translation MPRPSTRAPAITDVAKLAGVSVPTVSRVLTGSVPVSKARRERVLAAIEELGYRPNGAARALVKGHQSVIAVLASNTTRYGYALTIQGIEEAARAAGFIVMITVIESEDAGAVTSAVDLALRNPVSGVVVLKFDPVGVAALRALPKSLAVVAASGSRGTSIPHATLDDTAAASEATDYLLKLGHTTVHHVAIPSSGRRSGRALGWQKALERAGAEVPEVMYAGWEPRRAHEIGFSLASRPDVTAVLCGNDELAIGLMRGLYDGGRRVPDDISVVGFDGHPLGELWAPSLTTVEQDFAELGRRSFDLVAALIEGKPAPMTSARQPHLVIRESAAPPRD, from the coding sequence ATGCCACGACCTTCCACTCGCGCCCCTGCCATCACCGACGTCGCCAAGCTGGCCGGCGTCTCGGTGCCGACCGTCTCGCGCGTGCTCACCGGATCGGTGCCGGTCAGCAAGGCGCGGCGGGAACGCGTGCTGGCCGCGATCGAAGAACTCGGCTATCGGCCCAACGGAGCGGCACGGGCGCTGGTCAAGGGTCATCAATCGGTGATTGCGGTGCTGGCGAGCAACACCACCAGATACGGGTACGCGCTCACGATTCAAGGCATTGAGGAGGCCGCTCGAGCAGCCGGTTTCATCGTGATGATCACGGTGATCGAGTCGGAGGACGCCGGGGCCGTCACGTCCGCGGTCGATCTCGCCTTGAGGAATCCGGTTTCTGGCGTGGTTGTGCTCAAGTTCGATCCGGTGGGCGTCGCCGCCCTGCGGGCCTTGCCGAAGAGTCTTGCCGTGGTGGCGGCATCCGGTAGCCGGGGAACGAGCATCCCGCACGCGACGCTCGACGACACTGCCGCGGCCTCCGAAGCCACTGATTACTTGCTCAAACTCGGTCACACCACCGTTCACCACGTCGCCATCCCGTCGTCTGGCCGTCGCAGCGGCCGTGCGCTGGGCTGGCAGAAGGCGCTGGAGCGAGCCGGCGCGGAGGTGCCCGAGGTCATGTATGCGGGCTGGGAGCCCCGTCGTGCACATGAGATCGGATTCAGCCTCGCCAGCCGACCGGATGTGACCGCCGTGCTATGCGGCAACGACGAGCTCGCCATCGGGTTGATGAGGGGTTTGTACGACGGTGGACGGCGGGTACCGGACGACATCAGCGTGGTGGGCTTCGACGGGCATCCGCTCGGTGAGCTCTGGGCTCCCTCCCTCACGACCGTCGAGCAGGACTTCGCCGAGCTGGGCCGGCGGTCGTTCGATCTCGTGGCGGCGCTCATCGAGGGCAAACCGGCGCCGATGACATCGGCACGACAACCACACCTCGTCATTCGGGAAAGTGCGGCGCCGCCGCGCGACTAA
- a CDS encoding ABC transporter substrate-binding protein produces the protein MRKPLIGAAVATAMALVVAGCSDPAVDSGDDGGTEPDVNGAEIDPAAELDGVELSIWAAQNSNMIPVEVAEAFEAETGASIDIVTVPDPYEQSIQTRVATGDKPDLAFWQPTASMLTAINAPTNLQSLDDAPWIDELEPTLQDITGMLDGTRYAALITSPGVEGVYYNKEIFDEYGITELPSNFDEMVDVARTLADEGVTPFYEMGGDRWATQWWVQVQLADAARDGLWDRINANEESFEDETVLSAIETYQDLVEEGLFNDDITTATFEDQGDALLAGDAAMVVQVNTFFGQLQAKATGEELNEKIGFFPISPSGNVATFIPDQANALVAFRTGDEEREQAAKQFLAFWMGPYYEDFVNERETVSLKPDVATPSGVPDALLDVHASLSDSVGSMQALAVANPDLYLNLADMLNGAMTPEEVAAATQAQFAQLAQAAGAEGF, from the coding sequence ATGAGGAAACCCTTGATTGGAGCGGCGGTGGCTACGGCCATGGCGCTCGTGGTAGCAGGATGCAGTGACCCGGCGGTCGATTCTGGCGACGACGGCGGGACCGAACCGGACGTCAACGGCGCCGAGATCGATCCGGCGGCCGAGCTCGACGGCGTCGAGCTGAGCATCTGGGCAGCACAGAACAGCAACATGATCCCGGTGGAGGTGGCGGAGGCGTTCGAGGCGGAGACCGGCGCCTCTATCGACATCGTCACCGTGCCCGACCCTTATGAACAGAGCATTCAGACCCGGGTCGCGACCGGTGACAAGCCGGATCTCGCGTTCTGGCAGCCGACAGCTTCGATGCTGACGGCGATCAATGCGCCGACCAATCTGCAATCTCTCGACGACGCTCCCTGGATCGACGAGCTCGAGCCGACGTTGCAGGACATCACCGGCATGCTCGACGGAACCCGGTATGCGGCGCTGATCACCAGCCCGGGGGTGGAAGGCGTCTACTACAACAAGGAGATCTTCGACGAGTACGGGATCACCGAGCTGCCGTCGAACTTCGACGAGATGGTCGACGTCGCCCGGACACTGGCCGACGAGGGTGTCACACCCTTCTATGAGATGGGTGGTGACAGGTGGGCCACCCAGTGGTGGGTGCAGGTGCAACTCGCCGACGCCGCACGCGACGGCCTGTGGGATCGGATCAACGCCAACGAAGAGTCGTTCGAGGACGAGACCGTGCTCAGCGCCATCGAGACCTACCAGGATCTGGTCGAGGAAGGGCTGTTCAACGACGACATCACGACGGCCACCTTCGAGGACCAGGGTGACGCTCTGCTCGCTGGGGATGCCGCGATGGTGGTTCAGGTGAACACGTTCTTCGGGCAGCTCCAGGCGAAAGCCACGGGTGAGGAACTGAACGAGAAGATCGGCTTCTTCCCCATCTCGCCGTCTGGCAACGTCGCCACCTTCATTCCCGATCAGGCCAATGCGCTTGTCGCGTTCCGGACCGGGGACGAGGAACGCGAGCAGGCGGCCAAGCAGTTCCTCGCCTTCTGGATGGGCCCGTACTACGAGGACTTCGTCAACGAGCGCGAAACGGTTTCCCTTAAGCCGGATGTCGCCACCCCCAGTGGGGTTCCCGACGCGCTGCTCGATGTGCACGCCTCGCTGTCGGACTCGGTGGGGTCGATGCAAGCCCTGGCTGTGGCCAACCCG
- a CDS encoding glycoside hydrolase family 36 protein produces the protein MPTTRSNDTIVRWAHSALALTVVAPEDGPPRLVHLGPGRGDDPGDNGPPGQPLVELRVAGQGGTWSGTRSVGTSAGQRLRYTGHREIANGAWSELHITSQDEFTGLSVDVVFSTVDGLPAVRTWTRVRAAGDQPVTLHAVSSFAATSFPSGVVTPDDLELYRGRNDWLGEGAWSAGPLRPARLPDLDLSLHDADPRGCVAAVSQGSWSTGASLPNGVLVDRVTHASLAWQVEHNGAWRWEVGESRAGVYLFATGPTDLDHQWQHVLEPGDEFVSVPVALAASDEGMPGAVAAMTTYRRSILRPHPARDTLPVVFNDYMNTLMGDPSTARLLPLIDAAAGVGAEYFCIDAGWYGDGDWWDAVGAWEPSDARFPGGLSEVIEHIRGAGMVPGLWLEPEVVGVRSPVAERLPDEAFFQRGGRRQIEHGRYHLDFRHPAAAAHLTSVVDRLVDEMGVGYFKLDYNINPGVGTEVKASAPGDGLLGHNRAFLAWLDDILDRHPGLVIENCASGAMRMDYAMLSRLHLQSTSDQRDPLRYAPIAAAAPMSILPEQAGNWAYPQPEMSAEQMVFTLVTGLAGRLYLTGHLNRMTAEQAALVRQAVTLHRDIRHQLATAVPVWPLGLPRWDDPWVALGLETAGDDTDSTYVAVWRRDSSERDISLELPHLKGRAVHTDVVFPANLPGWELTWDSQLGVLSATTDGPEPTARLIKLTATRL, from the coding sequence GTGCCGACAACCCGCTCGAACGACACCATCGTCCGCTGGGCCCACTCGGCACTTGCCCTGACGGTGGTCGCTCCCGAAGACGGGCCGCCACGCCTGGTGCACCTGGGTCCCGGCCGCGGTGACGATCCGGGCGACAACGGCCCGCCCGGCCAGCCGCTAGTCGAGTTACGCGTCGCCGGCCAGGGTGGGACTTGGTCGGGTACCCGGTCGGTCGGCACGTCCGCCGGTCAGCGGCTGCGCTACACCGGGCACCGCGAGATCGCCAACGGCGCCTGGTCCGAGCTGCACATCACTTCCCAGGACGAATTCACCGGCCTGTCTGTGGACGTCGTGTTCAGCACCGTCGACGGTCTGCCCGCGGTGCGGACATGGACCCGGGTGCGGGCGGCCGGAGATCAGCCGGTGACTCTGCACGCGGTGAGCTCATTCGCCGCCACGTCGTTCCCGTCCGGTGTCGTCACGCCGGACGATCTCGAGCTCTATCGGGGACGTAACGACTGGCTCGGCGAAGGGGCTTGGAGCGCCGGGCCGCTGCGCCCGGCGCGACTACCGGATCTCGATCTCAGCCTGCACGACGCCGATCCCAGGGGCTGCGTCGCCGCGGTCAGCCAGGGCTCGTGGTCAACTGGGGCGTCGCTGCCCAACGGCGTGCTGGTCGATCGCGTCACCCACGCGTCGCTGGCATGGCAGGTGGAGCACAACGGAGCGTGGCGCTGGGAAGTCGGCGAGAGCCGCGCCGGTGTGTACCTGTTCGCTACCGGCCCGACGGACCTCGACCATCAGTGGCAGCACGTACTCGAGCCCGGTGACGAGTTCGTCTCCGTGCCGGTTGCGCTGGCGGCGTCCGACGAAGGGATGCCGGGCGCGGTGGCAGCGATGACGACGTATCGGCGGTCCATCCTGCGCCCCCACCCGGCGCGCGACACCTTGCCCGTGGTCTTCAACGACTACATGAACACCCTGATGGGTGATCCGAGCACGGCCAGGCTGCTGCCGCTGATCGACGCCGCGGCCGGTGTAGGAGCGGAGTACTTCTGCATTGATGCCGGCTGGTACGGCGACGGGGACTGGTGGGACGCCGTCGGCGCATGGGAGCCATCCGACGCTCGGTTCCCGGGCGGTTTGAGTGAAGTGATCGAGCACATCCGCGGCGCCGGCATGGTGCCTGGGCTCTGGCTGGAGCCCGAGGTCGTGGGGGTGCGAAGCCCCGTCGCCGAGCGCCTTCCCGACGAGGCATTCTTTCAGCGCGGCGGCCGGCGGCAGATCGAACACGGGCGATACCACCTTGACTTCAGGCATCCGGCGGCCGCGGCGCACCTCACCTCGGTGGTCGACCGGCTCGTCGACGAGATGGGGGTCGGCTATTTCAAGCTGGACTACAACATCAATCCCGGCGTGGGCACGGAGGTCAAGGCCTCCGCGCCGGGTGACGGCCTGCTGGGGCACAACCGTGCCTTCCTCGCCTGGCTCGACGACATCCTCGACCGGCACCCCGGTCTCGTCATCGAGAACTGTGCGTCGGGCGCCATGCGGATGGACTACGCGATGCTCTCCCGGCTGCACCTGCAGTCGACCAGCGACCAGCGTGATCCGTTGCGTTACGCACCGATCGCTGCAGCGGCCCCGATGTCGATACTGCCCGAACAGGCCGGCAACTGGGCCTATCCCCAACCGGAGATGTCGGCCGAGCAGATGGTCTTCACCCTGGTCACCGGGTTGGCCGGCCGGTTGTATCTCACCGGGCACCTGAACCGGATGACGGCCGAGCAGGCAGCCCTGGTCAGGCAGGCTGTGACGCTCCACCGTGACATCCGGCACCAACTCGCGACGGCAGTGCCCGTGTGGCCGTTGGGGCTGCCGCGCTGGGACGACCCCTGGGTCGCCCTCGGCCTCGAGACAGCTGGTGACGACACCGACAGCACCTACGTGGCCGTATGGCGGCGTGACAGCTCCGAGCGGGACATCTCGCTCGAGCTGCCGCACCTGAAGGGAAGGGCGGTCCACACCGACGTCGTCTTCCCGGCAAACCTCCCAGGTTGGGAATTGACCTGGGATTCCCAGCTCGGTGTGTTGTCCGCGACGACGGACGGCCCGGAACCCACCGCGCGACTGATCAAGCTCACGGCCACGAGGCTGTGA